From the Macaca nemestrina isolate mMacNem1 chromosome 2, mMacNem.hap1, whole genome shotgun sequence genome, the window TTTAACAAGTTACTGAAGGCATTCATACTCAGCCTACTCCATGAAAGatctttttcaaagttttatgTAAACAAAGCAAAATTCAAGCTGGCAGCTACAAAAATAACAGGCAACTGAAATTCTGcagtatttttcaactttttgaaaggaaagaaacagcTCATGCCAAAGTAGTTAAGGCAACCTGGAATCTCAGCATCTGATAATGTCAGCTATCTACTCAGAGTTAAACCAGCAGAGGGGCATGAGCCTGTCTCCCTTGCTTATCTGGCTTCAGTGTTTCTCTGTCTTACAGAGCAGTGATGTGTCAATTGAGGGCCATGCTTCCCAAAGCAGAGAAAGCCCCAGGCTTACCCCACAGCACCGGTGTTACAGTTGCTCTTaataattcttttgttttcttgtacTATTTATGCTGGCTCACCCTCCATAGGGTCCCTTGGAAACTTTCCTCTTGCAGAATCAAGCCAGGAACCTCTTTTGACTACAGATGGTTCTGTTTTTATCCCTGGGAATTTTATGGTATGGCGATGCCAAGTCTGGAATTGAAGGCTCAGCTACatgagaagtgtgtgtgtgtgtgtgtgtgtgtgtgtgtgtgtgtgtgtgtgtgtttccctgtCTCTCAAATTCTCTAAATCcaacattcaaaataaaatatgccaGGAAAATGAAAAAGCTAAGTCTCAAAACAGTAAATATGCCAGATCCAGCTGCTACAAAAGCAGCATACCACAAAACCATGTTGGtaaaaatgctgatttttttttcctccttaactTTGTAGATTGTGTACATATAGTCATGCTTATTTCTCTGTCAAAAGCTAACTTGTACTATATTTGGAGCTGTCCATATTCTATATCTTATTTTAGGCacatctcttcctctttctctctcaaccTCAAAAGAGTCATTAACCAAGAACAAATGATACACAGGATTAAGAATAAGTTATTTCCAGTCTCAGTGACCACAAAGGTCTCCTCCATGAGACCTGTTGCTGAATCAAAGAGCCCaggaatattttttttcccattatctACTGCTAAATTCTGGTGACACTATTCCCTCTTTTGTTTAACTATTTTCATTCCACACTTTGGGCCTTTTTCCTTCAACAGAGACTATAAAGAAAAACTCTCTTTTGAAAGGCTGGACACCACTGTACCCAGAACAATAAATGCCACATCATGCATTCATTCTAATGATAATCTTTGTTATTTGAGAAAAGGGGATCATATATTTGGATCCTACCAGCAGGCTGAGGCTGTGGAGtctcaaaagaaagcaaatagcAAAAGAGCAAGTCGCTTCAGGGTTTTGTGACAAGTTTCCATTCTGGTTCCTTCCATTTACAGTTTCATCAGTTTGTGTGAAAGGTGAACAAAAGACAATTAATCAAATAAAACATATGGCAAGTGTTATAAAACCAAACCATTATAGTGGTGACACCTCACAGTAGTGGAGGGGGTGATTCTGATGGCAAAGGCAACATAGAGAATCAAAAAATGAGCTTGTATGAATCATGCCTTTATGACACTAAAGGCTTACTTTCCTCATCATCACAGTTTTTTTCCATGGATGAGGAGGAAATCAGAGCCATCAATCCACTGAGTCGTTTGCTGTTCCTTCAAGTTCGTGATGAAGTTGTCAAACTGTGAGACAGATTGAATTCTTTCCAGAGGCACCTTCTGTGGTGGatgtttatttttgcattttcttgtcGCAGGCCATCACAACTGGTGTGCTTCTACTGTTGGCTTACAGAGAGTGGACCCAGAGGTACCTGGTAAATATACAGATGCCAAATAGGATGGTAGAGTGGCTTTGAAAGTCAAATCACTATTAAGTTCAGGATGGAACATAAAAAAATATGACATCCAATTAGAATTGAATTTGGTCTAATTGATGCCATGCTACAATGGATTTCAGTAATAAACTctgttttaaatgaatttttttttttttttggagactgagttttactctgtcacccaggctggagtgcagtagcatgatctcggctcactacaacctccgcctcccaggttcaagtgattctcctgcctcagcctcccaagtagctgggagtacaggtgcacaccaccatgcccagctaatttttatatttctagtacagacaggctttcgccatgttggccaggctggtcttgaactcctgacctcagatgatccacccacctcagtctcccaaagtgctgggattacaggcattagccactgcgcccagccctgaatAATTTTTATCTGATCCCTGCTCCAAATATTTTCTACAAGTTCCTGTGATGATTATTGTATTTGGGGAGGATGGAGCCAGTGCTAGTGCTCCtaaatttcattttgaagaaaTGGATCTATAGGTTTCTCTgcttttagtaatatatttttaattctcaaCTCCTTAATCTGAGATCTCTTTCCAATCTTCTTGGTACCTCTCCTTctaaaaaaggatgaaaagtcTATGCTATCTTGCATTTCAACTGCATAAAACCAGATAATCCCATGATACAGAAAGACTACATTATCTGATTATAGATTTTATTGCCATGGTTAATGCAGGGCTTCTCAAActtaaatgtatatgtaaatcAACTAGAGATttggttaaaatgcagattctgattcagtagatctgggtgaggcctgagattctgcatgtCTGCCAGGCTCCCAGGGGATGTCAGTGCTACTGGATGGACcacatcctgagtagctgaataGCAAGAACCTTGAGCAGGGATTTTGTTCACTCATCTTTGTTTTTCCCAACCCAGACTAGTTGCCTCCATGTGAtgggaaatatataaataaatgtttgttgaattgaactaatttaaattttgCCCCAGTTGGCTGATATATTATTCTGCTGTGGTGTAGATTGAAAATGAAGGACtgcaggagggagagcatcagaaagaatagctaatgggtgctgggcttaatacctacgtgataggttgatctgtgcagcaaatcgCTGTGGCACACATtaacctgtgtaacaaacctgcacatcctgcacatgtatcctggtacttaaaataaaaagtgaaaaaaaaaaagaaaagaaaatgaaaatacaagggACATATTcaagggaaaatgaaaatataaagagaagGTTGTGATCGATTTCTCCCTCATTTTCCAATAGGAGAGATTCATAGCcagcatctctttttttttcttcatattgctAAGaaggttttgaaatattttgtctcCACAGTAACAATTTATTCTTGCTTTATTTTCAGTGGGAAGCTACTTTCACCTTTGGATTCTGAGCATTATGGAATGTCCACTCCATTTTGCAGTAGCCTTGGAATCTGCTCTCCTGGGCCCATATTGCTTCTATTCATTTTCAGGGATTGCAGGGACTAATTACCTTGGATATGCAGTTACCTTTCCTTATCCATATGCATAATTCCCATTAGCCTATGTGGACATACCACACTACGAAGAGTACCACCTGACACTTCAAGCCCTCGACCTGTGCCTAAGCTTTACCCTGCTCTGTACATCCTTGACAGTGTTCATCAAACTTTCTGCAAGACTTATCCAGAATGGACACATAAACTTAAGTTTCAACAAAGGGGGAGCAGGTTCTTGTTCCACCCTGTACGCTAAAATGGAAAGTTTGATATGTGAATAGTTGATATTTCTCTGTTATTTACCACTGTATCCTATATGCTCTAGATATGCaggtctggcacataataggtactGAACAATTGtttttgaattaataaatggaaaCATCTTGACATTATAACTGAAGTTATGGCTGTAGGTAGCACCAGCCAATTTTTATGCCAAtccaaaattttgaaaattgttcataggaacaagacaagggtgcccactctcactacttctattcaactaGTAccggaagtcctagccagagcaattgggcaagaaaaagaaattttaaaaatccaaatcataaagaaaaaagcaaaactgactgtgtttgcagatgacatgaccttATATATAGATACCCTaatgattccattaaaaaaatgttagaaaggatacattcagtaaagctgcaggatgcaagttcaacatacaaaaaccagctATGTTTCTATACATTAACAACAAACAATCCTATTTACAgcagcatcaaaaagaataaaatatttaagataaatttaAGCAAGAATGTGAAAGATCTgtatactaaaaactataaaatattaatgaaagaaattgaacacACAACTAAATAAAAAGGTATCCTATAATCATAAATCAGGAGatttaatgttgttaaaatgtccattctacccaaagcaatctatagactcagggcaattcctatcaaaagttcaatggcatttttcacagaaatagaacacATAATCCTAAATGTGCATAGATCTACAAAAGACcacacatagccaaagcaatcttgagaaagaataGAGCTGGAGATATCACAGTTTGATTTTAgactatattacaaagctatagcaatcaaaacagtatggtactagcataaaaacacaatagaccaatgaaacaggacatagagctcagaaataaacccacatatgaatttttgtcctaaaataaaatggCCTTGTTTTTCAAGAAAGAGGGATATTTAGGACAAAACAGAAAGTCTAAGCATGTTGTGAATGGTCTATGTAAGTCATAATTAGTttagtaaaaagaaatatttttttaaaaagggattgtATAATTCAGTTGGCTATGATTAAGAAGAAACTTTCTAGAGATGggtatttaatattaaaaaatacactaatacaaAACTAATTAGTTAAAACAagattttattacaaatattgaCTTATTCTTAATgcaagaagtttttaatttttaaattctatgacCTATCTCTGACATTCTTCAGATTGACATCTCAAAAATTCAactctttcttttagaaaaggtCTTGGATAATAGCTCTCTCCTTCACCTTTTGTTGGCTCCTGTAACTTCTATTAATTATCTAAAGTAGGAAAGAGAATTGTTTcttaaacaagcaaataaaatatcctttggggctgggcatggtagttcatgcctgtaatcctagcactttaggaggctgatacaggtgggtcacttgaggtcaggagttcgaaaccagcctggcaaacatggtgaaaccccgtctctactaaaaacacacaaaaaattagccagtcatttccattcattaatttaaaaaaattattgagtacctattatgtgGCAGACCTGGATATCAAGAGCATATAGGATACAGTGGTAATCAAGtggctttttaaaagttacttgaTTAGAACTCTCTCATGCAGTTTGGTAGTGAAATATCACTTCCACATGACACATATAAAGATATAGAtataataaatatgcaaaataaaagtgCCCGTTGGACTGGTAGAAGTTAGCTCAGATGTCATTTAATTCCCATAACCTTGGTAATCTGTGATAAAATTAATTTGGTAAATTTAATCTCAAAATTCTCtccagtaatttaaaatcttaaagtcatGTTAAAcccttggtttttattttcactgGGAAATTtggattattaattttaaaataatgggagcataaaatatgtttttggtaaactttataaaacacaaagatgttgattttgcttaaaaaaaggaaaatagttttttcctctagttaaaaactatttaatgattgctttaaaatgaagtaaaaattatacaaataaaactaaacaaaaggaGCAATTAGGCCAGGGCAACAAAAGCTAACTCTGAGCCCTGTgattaccaaaaaaagaaaaaaaaagtcaatatggGGGAAGGGTAAAATCAAGTAACCATTAAAAAGCAGAATATATAATATAAGAGAATTGTTCCATTTCATAGATTGGTATTATCGACTTCTTAAAAAATCTTTACTATAGTGAATTGTAAAAATAACCACTTTAAGGAcaaaattcttaaatttaaatgCCACAGGATTTAAGAGCTTGTTTGGGTTCATGCAAGACTCATAGCTCACTACTAATCACTAATAAGTATATGTAATCCAAATGTATAGGAGGTTATTTCTAAGAGAACAATCAGCCTAGTAAACTGGATAAGTGACACTGTAAGAGCTGCTTGCCCTGAGAAGAGGACTGCCCAACTCTCCCTATAAAATACCAAGTGATCCACCCCAGATGAAACAGTTAATATGCTTCATATGCAAGCCACATTGGACTGGCTTTATGATGACTGGGATATCCTCCCAGCAAGTACACCCATTAGCCAGGTCATAGTAAATTTGGGGGCTAAGTGGACCCCTTTTACATGGGTGCCCCTCCCACAGAATCACAGGACTGTTTCAGAAGCCTTATCAAATTTGCTGTCCCTCATATGTCTTACAGATGCAACTCCCTGCTGGGAACACAAACCCTTTTTCACCATGAAAGGTAAAATGGTATGGGGGTAGAAAAGGCCTGGGACCAGAACATAAAAGCATACagattaatataattattaaatttaagaTGTTTAAACAAGCTTTAAGTAAGGTAGTTGAACTCCTTTACCTAAATGTCTTATTAAAACGGATACTGCATCTGACTGGGATGTTTCCCCTTTCTAGTACTATGAAGCTGAAGGCATGTAAATCTTCTCTTTTAGGAAATGTTAGTTAAACATGCTAAATGGGAGCTAGTAAAATCACCTAAGCCCACAAAGTATAGGGTAGTAGCTGGAGTGCTAGTCCAGATGAATTACTCACTGCGTATCCCTTTGTGTGGAGCATTCATTGGGGCTGATGGCAAAAGACTGTGAGTATTTTTCAATAACAACAACTGAACTTGAGAATTTCCACTTGATGGAACATTTATTGCCTTGCTATAGAATATTAACTGAAGCTACCCCTATGCTAATGGAAAAATGGTGCCCAAAAGAGTTCCgtgattaaataaaaatgttttacataaaacaaaaactcacACATATGCAATCAAGTAATATTTGACAAGGATGTCAGGAATGCACAATGAGGAAATGATAGCCTTtgtaataaatggtgttaggaaaattggatatctacatgcaaaagaatgaacttGGACCCCGATTTAGGCCAGTCAcagaaattaacttaaaatggattaaagacttaaatgtaagacctaacgctgtaaaactactgaaagaaaacatagggatAAAGCTCGATGACATTTGTCTTAGCAATgctttttttggatatgacatgAAAAGCACACGCTACCAAAGCAGAAATAAAcagtgggactacatcaaactaaaaagcttctgcacagcaaataaaacattcaacaaaatgaaaaagcggcttacagaatgggagaaaacattttcaaaccaTATacacaagggattaatatcccaaatatataaggaactcatacaactcaatagcaagaaataaataatctgattttaaaaagggCAAATGACCTgcatagacatttttccaaagaagacatgcaggtggccaacaggtacatgaaaaggtGTTGAGAAGCTCTTTAACATTACCAAttactagggaaatgcaaatcaaaaccacaatgcaatatcacttcacacctgttaaaatgactattatcaaCAGGGTaagagataacaagtgttggtgaggatgcagagaaaagggaatccttgtgcACCATTCTTGGGAATATAAATTGGCATAGCCCTTATTTAAAACAGTATGGAggtactgcccaaggtaatttatagattcaattccatccccatcaagctatcaatgactttcttcacagaattggaaaaaactaaagttcatatggaaccaaaaaagagcccacatagccaagacaatcctaagcaaaaagaacaaagctggaggcatcacgctacctgacttcaaactatactcaaggctacagtaaccaaaacatggcactggtaccaaaatagatatatagaccaatgcagCAGAAGacagacctcagaaataacaccacacatctacaaccatctgatctttgacaaacctgacaaaaacaaggaatgcggaaagaattccctatttaataaatggtgctgggaaaactggctagccatctgtagaaagctgaaactggatcccttccttacaccttatacaaaaattaactcaagatggattaaagacttaaatgtaagagataaaaccataaaaaccctagaagaaaacctaggcaataccattcaggatgtaggcatgggcaaagacttcataagtaaaacaccaaaaacaatggcaacaaaagcccaaatagacaaatgggatctaattaaactaaagagcttctgcatggcaaaagaaactaacatcagagtgaacaggaaacctacagaatgggagaaatttttttcaatctactcatctgacaaagggctaatatccagaatctacaaagaacttaaacaaatttacaagaaaaaaacataaacaccatcaaaaagtgggcaagggatgtgaatagacacttcttaaaagaagacatttatgcagccaacagacacatgaaaaaatgttcatcatcaccggtcatcagagaaatgcaaatcaaaaccacagttagataccatctcacaccagttagaatggcaatcattacaaagtcaggaaacaacagatgctggagaggatgtggagaaataggaatgcttttacactgttggtgggagtataaattagttcaaccattgtggaagacagtgtggtgattcctcaaggatctagaactagaaataccatttgacccagtgatcccactactgggtatatacccaaaggactgtAAATCATGCaactataaagacacttgcacacgtaggtttattgcgacactattcacaatagcaaagacttggaaccaacccaaatatccatcaatgatagactggattaagaaaatgtggcacgtatacaccatggaatactatgcagccattaaaaaggatgagttcatgtcctttgcaggtacatggatgaagctggaaaccatcattctcagcaaactatcacaaggacagaaaaccaaacaccgcatgttctcactcataggtgggaatagaacaatgaaaacacttggacacaggaaggggaacatcacacactggggcctttcagtgggtggggggctgggggagggataacattgggcgaaatacctaatgtagatgatgagttgatgggtgcggcaaaccaacatggtacgtgttacctatgtaacaaatctgcacgttgtgcacatgtaccctagaacttaaagtataataataaaaagaaaacagtatggaggctcctccaaaaattaaaaatagaaatacttcATATCCAGTAAtgctacttctgggtatataattgaggaaaacaaaaacatatcccaaggagatatctgcactcccatgttcactgcagcattatccacaatagACAAGACAGGGAGACAATCCAAGTGTTCATccacagatgaacagataaataaaatacacacaatgaaatactactcagccttaaaaaccTGAGgaaatcatgccatctgcaacaacatggatgaaacttgaggggattatgctaagtgaaataagtgagATGGAGAAAGATAAATACTTTGTTATCTCACTTATACGTGGAATCTTAaacagtcaaactcatagaaacagagagtggTATGGTTGTTGCCAAGTGCTGAGGGGTgaaggaaatggagagaaattGGTCAATGGGTACTAATTTTCTGTTATAAATTGAGTAAGTTCTAGGGATCTAATGTATAGCATGATGACAatttaacaacaatgtattgtacacttgaaatttgctaagagagtagatcttaaatgttctcaccacacaacCACAAAAGGTAAATATGTGAGGTCTTGGATGTGTTAACTGACTTGATTGTGATAAATATTTCACGTTTCTCATATATACacttataatttatataacattatt encodes:
- the LOC105465681 gene encoding LOW QUALITY PROTEIN: transmembrane protein 212 (The sequence of the model RefSeq protein was modified relative to this genomic sequence to represent the inferred CDS: inserted 1 base in 1 codon; substituted 1 base at 1 genomic stop codon); this encodes MKGLYQAAGRILVTLGSLSVCSGVIAFFPVFSYKPWFTGWSVRIACPIWNGALAITTGVLLLLAYREWTQRYLWEATFTFXILSIMECPLHFAVALESALLGPYCFYSFSGIAGTNYLGYAVTFPYPYAXFPLAYVDIPHYEEYHLTLQALDLCLSFTLLCTSLTVFIKLSARLIQNGHINLSFNKGGAGSCSTLYAKMESLICE